A window from Mangifera indica cultivar Alphonso chromosome 2, CATAS_Mindica_2.1, whole genome shotgun sequence encodes these proteins:
- the LOC123199199 gene encoding protein NRT1/ PTR FAMILY 4.6-like, producing MEGLFSAKWLHITTRANQTNTFLGNDKKAINVAPSTFCTHSIAFSPKLVPSSSQIVEKSLQKMETNNGEDTLITKGKGGFRACMFIFALTSLENMGFVANMITMGYYFFSVMNFNSAGSANTLTNFMGSTFLLSLVGGFISDTLLTRFTTALIFGTIEILALVLVTIQAATNSLHADACGKTSCVKGGAAVMLYVSLCLLALGAGGSKAAVPPLGADQFNPNDPIEAKSLPTYFNWLMLSTTIGAAFGVTFIVYVSTKVAWYKGFLIAAVATFVAFIIFISGKPFYHLQPPGDSPIITVVQVIVVAFKNRKQSLPENPEELYEINEKERAAMEERLLHTNQFRWLDKAAIVSKDLKAAPWTVCTVTQVEEVKVLIRMLPILASTIIMNTCLAQLQTFSVQQGYLMDGHMGKFIVPPPSIPVIPILFMSFLLPIYEYALVPFARKITKHPSGITQLQRVGVGLVLSAISMAVAGVIEVKRRNQFFKNPFKPISLFWLSFQYGIFGIADMFTLVGLLEFFYKEAPAGMRSLSTAFTWLSLSFGYFLSSAFVSIINAVTKKVTPSKQGWLHGLNINENKLDLFYWFLAILSVLNFALYVVAASWYRYKPEDHSEHAHESILTGPPEELILTKQEEKKDEDGGEKAKGDHEEAATTENDKGEKAKGEHEEAATTENDKREKAKGDHEEAATTENDKGEKAKGDHEEAATTENDEGEKENADHEEAATTGNDKEKANN from the exons ATGGAGGGGCTTTTCTCCGCCAAGTGGCTTCATATAACAACTCGGGCAAATCAGACTAACACATTCCttggaaatgataaaaaag CTATAAATGTTGCACCCTCAACATTCTGCACACATTCTATTGCTTTCTCTCCAAAACTTGTGCCTTCTAGTTCacaaattgttgaaaaaagTCTCCAAAAAATG GAGACTAACAATGGAGAAGATACATTGATCACCAAGGGAAAGGGTGGATTCAGAGCCTGCATGTTTATTTTTG CCTTGACATCATTGGAGAACATGGGATTTGTAGCCAACATGATCACCATGGGATACTACTTCTTTTCTGTGATGAACTTCAATTCGGCAGGCTCTGCCAACACTCTCACAAACTTTATGGGCTCAACTTTCTTGCTCAGTCTAGTTGGTGGCTTCATTTCTGACACCTTGTTAACCAGATTCACCACTGCTCTGATTTTTGGAACGATCGAAATTCTG GCCTTGGTGTTAGTAACAATTCAAGCTGCCACAAACAGTTTGCATGCAGATGCTTGTGGCAAGACAAGTTGTGTGAAAGGTGGTGCAGCAGTGATGCTATATGTCTCTCTGTGCTTGTTAGCATTAGGTGCAGGTGGGTCTAAGGCAGCTGTACCTCCACTTGGGGCTGATCAATTCAATCCAAATGATCCAATAGAAGCAAAATCACTTCCCACCTATTTCAATTGGCTAATGCTAAGTACCACAATTGGAGCTGCCTTTGGAGTCACTTTCATTGTGTATGTTAGCACAAAAGTAGCATGGTACAAGGGCTTTCTCATAGCAGCTGTTGCTACTTTTGTTGCCTTCATTATTTTCATCAGCGGGAAGCCTTTCTATCACCTGCAACCACCCGGAGACAGCCCCATTATAACAGTTGTTCAG GTTATAGTTGTGGCATTTAAAAACCGGAAGCAATCACTGCCAGAGAATCCTGAGGAATTGTATGAgatcaatgagaaagaaagAGCTGCAATGGAAGAAAGACTCCTGCACACCAACCAGTTTAG ATGGCTAGACAAGGCTGCAATTGTGAGCAAAGACTTGAAGGCAGCACCATGGACAGTCTGCACTGTGACTCAAGTCGAAGAAGTGAAAGTTCTCATAAGAATGTTACCAATTTTAGCTAGTACAATCATAATGAACACTTGTTTAGCACAACTTCAGACCTTTTCGGTCCAACAAGGCTATTTAATGGACGGCCATATGGGCAAATTTATAGTTCCTCCTCCTTCAATCCCAGTGATTCCAATACTATTCATGTCATTTCTTCTCCCTATATACGAATACGCTTTGGTCCCCTTTGCGCGCAAGATAACCAAGCATCCCTCAGGCATTACGCAGCTGCAACGTGTTGGCGTGGGGCTAGTTCTTTCCGCCATATCAATGGCGGTAGCAGGGGTTATCGAAGTTAAAAGAAGGAACCAGTTCTTCAAAAACCCTTTTAAACCTATCAGCCTGTTTTGGTTATCATTTCAGTATGGGATTTTTGGGATTGCAGACATGTTTACTCTTGTGGGATTGCTGGAATTCTTTTACAAAGAAGCTCCAGCAGGAATGAGATCACTGTCCACAGCATTTACTTGGCTTTCACTCTCATTTGGCTACTTCTTGAGCAGTGCATTTGTTAGTATTATAAATGCAGTGACAAAAAAAGTGACTCCAAGCAAACAAGGATGGCTGCATGGACTGAACATTAACGAGAATAAGCTGGATTTGTTTTACTGGTTCTTGGCCATTCTCAGTGTGCTAAATTTTGCACTTTATGTGGTGGCAGCCTCATGGTACAGGTACAAACCTGAAGATCATTCTGAGCATGCTCATGAGTCTATATTAACAGGACCTCCAGAAGAGTTGATTCTTActaaacaagaagaaaagaaggatgaGGATGGTGGAGAAAAGGCAAAGGGAGATCATGAGGAAGCTGCAACAACAgaaaatgataaaggagaaAAGGCAAAGGGGGAACATGAAGAAGCTGCAACAacagaaaatgataaaagagaaaaggcAAAGGGCGATCATGAAGAAGCTGCAACAACAgaaaatgataaaggagaaAAGGCAaagggagatcatgaagaagctGCAACAACAGAAAACGATGAAGGAGAAAAGGAAAACGCAGATCATGAAGAAGCTGCAACAACAggaaatgataaagaaaaagccaataattga